Part of the Fusarium musae strain F31 chromosome 3, whole genome shotgun sequence genome, GGGAATCACAAATCGCTAGAACTACTCTTCCCAAGCATCAAATTACTACTTTCACAATGAGGGAATTGAAGCATGATACCCATGCTATCATCCGTTCTTAGAGATCATGACAAGCTTCATTTACTCCTGCACTCTCATAAAGACCTCGATAACCTCATGCAGCAACAAACATCGCTGGATTCTATCTCAAAATCACAACAGACTGACATCTATTTTATACCAGCTATTTTCAGCCATGCCATAGCCCTTTGCCCTCACCATGCTAACCTATTCCGTCCTTTTACCATCAACCCGCCAGACGGGCTCATAATGCTCATAACATGCCATATACAATGTCAAACCCAAACTCCAAAACACTCTTCAGCGCTTCTCAATCACACATCACGAAACGGGtacttcctcgtcctcatccaaAGGCTCGACTCTCACCAGAATCTCCTCCAGAAGCCCCTCCAGAAAACTGCCAACCTCTCTGCCCATTCCAACAGGTTCAGCCTTGTCATAATGATCAATCTCTTTGCAGACATGCGCCAGCTTATAAACCAATTTTCGTAACTTTTCGTGAGAAGCCTCGGCGCGTTGTTGTTGGGGTGTCAGTTGAGCTGGGTTCTGTCCTGGCTTATACATCTGCTGCAAGTTGATCTGTCGCCTCTTAAGCGCCTCCTCCAGGGCTGGGAATATGACATCGTTCAGAGCATCCAGCTCCCCATCGGGAttggctggtgctggtgtagGGAATGCCGATGGTGTGTTGAACTCGGACGGACTGGGTGACCCGGCCTTTGATGGAAGAGGTCGAGGGCCCTGAGCACCCCCTGGGAGGGGAGTGTGTATCTGGGGAACAGAAGTTGTCTGAGGCATTGAAGTATGCTGTAATGAAGGTACCCTTTGCTGCGTAGGAGCTTGGTTTGGCCTATATGGAGGTATCTCAGGTAGACTCATCTGCTTGGTAGTCGTTGgccgttgttgatgagccgGAGGAGCAGGGGGTAACGTCCATTGCGGTGGCTGGACCTGCTGAATCTGTGGACTTGCTTTCCTCTCAGTTTGCGGTTCATAATCCAGATTGAGCATACCAATATCACGCTGTAGTTGGCTTTGTAACTCCCGATCATAATCTGGAGACTCCTGTACTGTTGCAGGGGGGGTTATTCTCAATGGGCGAGGAGTCTCGGCGTTATCCCTTGGAGGAGGGAGCTTCAGGGGAGTCTGGGGCAGTGCCCTCGTAGGTGATGGGAGCGGCTGCTGATACTGAGATTGAGGAACTGCCTTTCGCTGGGGGCTAGACTGCCTTGAGCCTGGGTTGGCCTTGACAGTCTCAAGGGATTGAAGGGCGAAATCCTTTGACTTGATTGGGCTTGCGTCTCGTCGTTGCTCGCCATAGTCTTCCTCGCTCTCTAGTGGTCTAGAAGCGCGTGCGTTTGTTGCATTCTCGTCCAGTTGGTTAAGACCTGGTCGATTGACAATGCCGCCACGCTCACCAACAAGTCTCACGGTGCCGAAATCCCACATATCTTCGTCAACACGCTCACGTTCTAGTGGAGCTCGTCCACTGTTAGCCGAATCCCAgttgtcatcatcctctccctTATGAGTAGCTGCCCAGCGCTGATGCCTCTCGATAAGCTCAGTCAGGTAAGTTGTCCGCTTTGCCCGTCTAATAAACGGGTGTCGCAGCATCTCCTTGGCTGTTGGTCGGTCTTTAGGATCTCTCTGGAGGCACAACTCGATGAAATCTTTGAATGCTTTAGTGAAATTGCCTTCTAATCGTGGCGGGGGGTTCTTGGggatgagaaagagaacTTTCATAGGATGAATATCGGCATAAGGAGGCTCTCCGTTGGCCAATTCGAGAGCTGTAATACCAAGAGACCAAATATCGGCCTTATGATCATACCCAGATTGCTTAATGACCTCTGGGGCCATCCAAAAAGGTGTTCCGACAAATGTATTTTTCTTGGTCATGGTAGCAGAAAGCTGACCTGACACACCAAAATCGGCGAGTTTGACTTGGCCATTGCTGCTCAGAAGCACGTTGGCAGCTAAAGGCAATTAGCGACGTCAGGGCTGAGGGTGTCGTTCGTACCTTTGACATCTCGATGTAGCTTCTTGTCTGTGTGAAGATAATCCAAACCCATGAGCAACTCACGCACAATGATGGCGATGTAGTCCTCTCCAATCAATCCTGGCTTCATCAAGTCGGCACAGCTTCCTCCCGAACAAAACTCCATTACGATCCATAACTCGGCACCTTTCGCATAGGATCCATAGTACTTGGTGACATATGGTGATTGTAGCTCGGACAGAATGGCGATTTCTTGGATAATATCCTCGACCTCGTCTTCAGCACTCTCTATATCAATAACCTTGATCGCTACAGCTTGGCCCGTTCGTTTATCGACTCTGAATTCGTTAGCAAAGCTCAGCTGCTGTGGATCATAATATCGTTGTCGTACCCTTTGTATACTTTACCGAAACTGCCACCACCTGCGCCATGTCAGTACGTTAACGCCCAAGCGCCCAATCTGGTGTCGCACAACACGAGACCACGTCAGGACTAACCAATGCAGTATTCCTTGGAGTAGAGAAGCTCTGGGTCAAGTGCTTCATTCGCGTCGTCAACCTCGTGCTCGCGATCTGCCATTGTGTAGGTTCGTGGGGAAGCTTATGTTTTCGGGTAGCTAACGGTGTTTGCCCCGCGATCGCGTGACGTTGTCGCTGCGAATTCGCCGACTGCTATTGACTTGAAGCAATATCAATCGGTTGGCAATCGCTTCAGGGCCTCTTCTCCGAGGTCAACGGTTTTGCAACGGCGCGTGATGTCGAAATGAATCCGCTTCCAGTTCGGATATCGTAGTTTGGCGGTGTCGATTAGCAGAGCAGCAACCCCACCACTAAGAAAATCGTAGTCTTAATTTCGAACCGGGTTCGTGGTAAATATCTGTCTCGGTTGTCGcgactttttcttttttttcttcacgGAAGAGAAACGGTGAGCACTaaatgaaaaagaagaaagaaaaagaaaagggagggagggaaatAAGACACAAGCAGGGAGATGATAATGTGCTCATATAAAtgcgagaaaagaaaagaggttgTCGCACAGCACAGCCAATCTCCGTCCGCCTTCGCAACTCAAGGGAAAGAATCAACACAACATGCAGCCAAAACAAGCAGGCGCAAGCTAATGAGACAGACGAAAAAGAAACACTCCGTACATTGAGCTAAACACCTTCCCACTATGAAACGGAACGGGTTGGGTTGGCTCAGATGGTAAGGTATTGGTTGCTGGCCGTTGCTGTTTACCTGAGGTGGGGGTTGTTGAGGAGCAACGGGCTCATGTCCTTGCTTTGCCAATCAATCAATGGCACGCACGCATCGAACCTGAATCGATCTGGGCTGAGGTGGCTCACGGCCGTTCCTGGTGCGACCTTATTAGACTCTCTTCCCCCTGTAAGTGGTTGTCCACAGGGGGGAGGGGTCGCTGGGAATTACTCCCCGCACCTGAATTCCAAGATCTCCTGCTAGGGCCTCCATGGCCTGACctggcctcagcctcagttaTCGACATGGTCTTGAGGCCAATTATCTTCTGCATTCAATAACGCCCAGCTCTAGAGATATGAAACTCATTAAAGGACGTTCAGGTATGACGACTTGATATCACATTCTGCAAGGGTTTATGCTGCTTTATTGGTTCATGTCTTCTCTCTATTGCATGGTGAAACGTATCATTTGATGCTTTGACTTCAATGTATTCAAGGGTTGGAGTAAGCGGCAAACTCTTATTTACGGAGTAGTTAAGTTAGTTCTTGGGATCAGGAACAAGCTGACGCGATCACACTAGCTTCACAGATAAAATTACATCGCGATTACTTGCATTGGTGTTAAGTTAGCCCTATCATACATGGCCAGGCACAGAATGCGACCATGGCATTTGCGCAGTTCCATTGCTTTCAAGTGTCATTTCTCATGCATGACTTGGATGAGCTGTCTAAAGATAGTAACCTCCCATGCCCTCCTCCATGATAAAGCTAAATCAATTCCGATAGCAATGATGCCACGAGGATTCAGAATCCCCGTAATCCGCTGGCTACAGCCAGTCCAATTCACTCCGATGGCTCCGATACTGATCTATCTACAAAGTTTGCTGTTATCCCGCATAAAAGGAAATCGTTCTATCATTCACCAGCTCAGTCCTCGATGAACTCAATCATGACTGTCCCTTGCTTCAGACCTGCATCTGCAACGGTCGTGTCCAGGCTCTCGATGAGATCCTGGCCGGCAGGCATTTTCTTAAGCTCGAATTCGATCCCTTCTTTGCCTTCCAGTGGCTCAGCCTTGAGCCATTCGTAAATTCTGCGGACTGAATCATCAAGATTGAATCGTCGAATGACACGACCGGTAGGGTGTCGGAATTGAATGCGCGTAGTAGTTGTTGGGTTGGCCTCTGGCTCGGTATGGGGGGTGGTGCTCGAAATTTGAGCCCAAGGACTTTGCTCAACTGGAGCTTCAGGTTCTTTTCCTTTGCCTTCCTCGGGGCGAGGATCTTTGGTTAAAGCATCGGGATCATGAAGGTTAGGTGTCGAGGAACCTCCGCTTCCTGTAGCGCCCTCCAGACTGTTCTTCAAAGCCATTTCaagcatctcatcctcagtcATGCGATCGACATCCACTCTCTGTGGCTTTCGTGCTGTCGACTTCGCAACCGGGTTCTTGCTATTGGCCGCGAGACTGTAGCGGTCGAGGAACTCGGCGAGTTCGGCATGGAATTCTTGCGCGGAGGGGAAAGGTCGTCCAGTCCAAACCTTGACTTGCTCGCCCGTTCGGGGGTCGATGATCGAGACATGTGGGTAGTTATCAGGGTTCTCGTGTGTTTGGTTGGGGAAATAAAACGTCACAAACTCCTCGGCATCCGGGAAGTCCTTGTCGTACTGTAGGAAAATGAAGTTCTCTGAGACCAGAGATTTAATAGCCTCGTCCTTCCAAATGTCACGGTTCAGCGCCTGGCAGTTGAAGTCGTTCATGTCTTGGAGATTAACCAAGATCCacttcttgtcttccttgcCTAGGGTACGGGCGTCATCCCAAGACATGCGCGCCATCAAATCGTAAGGTGGTCGGAACAAATCTACAAGACGTCTTGCGTGGGCTCCATTCTCGGGTGCCTGGGCAGGGCGGCTGTCAGGGTCGGCCCATATTTGCTGGGAGAATGGTCCTCCAGCACGATTGGCTATATGAATGCGTCAGTG contains:
- a CDS encoding hypothetical protein (EggNog:ENOG41) → MADREHEVDDANEALDPELLYSKEYCIGGGSFGKVYKGVDKRTGQAVAIKVIDIESAEDEVEDIIQEIAILSELQSPYVTKYYGSYAKGAELWIVMEFCSGGSCADLMKPGLIGEDYIAIIVRELLMGLDYLHTDKKLHRDVKAANVLLSSNGQVKLADFGVSGQLSATMTKKNTFVGTPFWMAPEVIKQSGYDHKADIWSLGITALELANGEPPYADIHPMKVLFLIPKNPPPRLEGNFTKAFKDFIELCLQRDPKDRPTAKEMLRHPFIRRAKRTTYLTELIERHQRWAATHKGEDDDNWDSANSGRAPLERERVDEDMWDFGTVRLVGERGGIVNRPGLNQLDENATNARASRPLESEEDYGEQRRDASPIKSKDFALQSLETVKANPGSRQSSPQRKAVPQSQYQQPLPSPTRALPQTPLKLPPPRDNAETPRPLRITPPATVQESPDYDRELQSQLQRDIGMLNLDYEPQTERKASPQIQQVQPPQWTLPPAPPAHQQRPTTTKQMSLPEIPPYRPNQAPTQQRVPSLQHTSMPQTTSVPQIHTPLPGGAQGPRPLPSKAGSPSPSEFNTPSAFPTPAPANPDGELDALNDVIFPALEEALKRRQINLQQMYKPGQNPAQLTPQQQRAEASHEKLRKLVYKLAHVCKEIDHYDKAEPVGMGREVGSFLEGLLEEILVRVEPLDEDEEVPVS
- a CDS encoding hypothetical protein (EggNog:ENOG41), with translation MDDNISNFMSITGTSTDVARSFLEMTAGNFERAIELFFENPDLVSGVGAGLSSSNQPAAAPATISASRGNIGRQDSAGVIHIDSDDDQDMQIEDFSDNDDDNERAVAAQAAALAQEEEDMAMAKRLQEELYQGNQGSGSGSGGNPDDVRAPIARTTETLVAPGWGGGEHDDGMEAAFLEELRRRRRANPPNRAGGPFSQQIWADPDSRPAQAPENGAHARRLVDLFRPPYDLMARMSWDDARTLGKEDKKWILVNLQDMNDFNCQALNRDIWKDEAIKSLVSENFIFLQYDKDFPDAEEFVTFYFPNQTHENPDNYPHVSIIDPRTGEQVKVWTGRPFPSAQEFHAELAEFLDRYSLAANSKNPVAKSTARKPQRVDVDRMTEDEMLEMALKNSLEGATGSGGSSTPNLHDPDALTKDPRPEEGKGKEPEAPVEQSPWAQISSTTPHTEPEANPTTTTRIQFRHPTGRVIRRFNLDDSVRRIYEWLKAEPLEGKEGIEFELKKMPAGQDLIESLDTTVADAGLKQGTVMIEFIED